The Deltaproteobacteria bacterium genome window below encodes:
- the bamE gene encoding outer membrane protein assembly factor BamE: protein MKLLRLVFLFGSFLIISCQTNMVKEFDSLKVGYDKHQVIDKLGSPRNMTRMGGEDRWYYLFYNQEQRIQKEVHFKDGLVVYFGDKKLPQPTLIPEAIDAKNDQINTEIDLKTKAKEEASKNAYLDYLKFEQKVKRQDRVEYLPDFEPIQ, encoded by the coding sequence ATGAAGCTTTTAAGATTGGTATTTCTTTTTGGAAGTTTTCTTATCATTTCTTGCCAAACAAATATGGTAAAGGAATTCGATTCTCTCAAGGTAGGCTATGATAAACACCAAGTTATAGACAAATTAGGCTCTCCACGGAATATGACGAGAATGGGCGGAGAAGATCGTTGGTATTATTTATTTTATAATCAAGAGCAAAGAATTCAAAAAGAAGTTCATTTTAAGGATGGTCTGGTCGTCTATTTTGGTGATAAAAAATTACCTCAACCCACTCTCATTCCCGAAGCCATCGATGCTAAAAATGATCAAATCAACACTGAAATTGATTTAAAAACGAAAGCCAAAGAAGAGGCCTCAAAGAACGCGTATTTGGACTATTTGAAATTTGAACAAAAAGTGAAACGTCAAGACAGGGTTGAGTATTTACCCGATTTTGAACCAATTCAATAG
- the secA gene encoding preprotein translocase subunit SecA produces MIINLLKTIFGTKHQREMKVIQPIIDKINQFESTMKSLTDDQLKHKTVEFKERLSKGETLNDILPEAFAVCREASFRVLGMRHYDVQLIGGYVLHKGRIAEMRTGEGKTLVATLPVYLNALSGKGVHVVTVNDYLAKRDAEWMGRLYTWLGLTIGIIVHGLTDEERKESYGSDITYATNNELGFDYLRDNMKFDLNEYVQRGHNYAIVDECDSILVDEARTPLIISGPAEASTDKYVIINKIIPKLKEKEHFTIEEKSKSVSLTDEGNRKAEELLNLDNLYDAQNIEILHHVIQALKAHHLYRRDVEYMIQNDEIVIVDEFTGRLMPGRRWSDGLHQAIEAKENVDIKNENQTLASITFQNYFKMYSNLSGMTGTADTEAVEFKKIYDLDVNVIPTHRPIDRKDHNDVIYKTEKAKFRAIVRDVKARAEKGQPILVGTISIEKSELLSQFLKKEGVTHQVLNAKHHEREAEIVALAGRKGAITIATNMAGRGTDIMLGGNPEVMARKETKVEEGPEFEVAKLKFKKQCEEERLEVVAAGGLCIVGTERHESRRIDNQLRGRSGRQGDPGESKFYLSLEDSLLRIFNGEKIQKAMTLLNIDENEPIEARMVTKQIESAQRKVEGHHFDIRKNLFDYDNVMNIQRNAIYKMRRNVLEGHDINNFFLEMLADVTTLILDSFLPEGAPKAQWNIEGLNNSLQETFGFKMDFHETEASADKITHEIQLRIKEIYEKQKSVMGSFFEQVQKMILLQSIDQKWKEHLLVIDKLKEGIGLRGYAQKDPLIEYKKEAFAAFESLNHSIKQEVCEKLMKVQLVAQQAEQVLQSFMPEETDLDELNYQAPQEQDIGRPLSDLGLENEPKKNKITFNQGPGDEPKMNREQRRRLQKDQKRR; encoded by the coding sequence ATGATTATAAATTTATTAAAAACAATATTTGGCACCAAACATCAACGGGAAATGAAAGTGATTCAACCGATTATCGATAAGATAAATCAATTTGAATCAACAATGAAATCGTTAACTGATGATCAATTAAAACATAAAACAGTGGAATTCAAAGAGCGATTGTCTAAAGGGGAAACTCTGAATGATATTTTGCCAGAGGCATTTGCTGTTTGCAGAGAGGCATCCTTCAGAGTTTTAGGAATGCGACACTACGATGTGCAACTAATCGGTGGCTATGTCCTGCATAAAGGACGAATTGCAGAAATGAGAACTGGGGAAGGTAAGACCCTGGTGGCGACCCTCCCGGTATATTTGAATGCTCTTAGCGGTAAAGGTGTTCATGTAGTTACCGTGAATGATTACCTGGCAAAAAGAGATGCCGAATGGATGGGGCGTTTGTACACTTGGCTAGGGTTGACCATTGGAATTATTGTTCATGGATTAACCGATGAAGAGAGAAAAGAATCCTATGGAAGCGATATTACCTATGCGACTAATAATGAATTGGGTTTTGATTATTTAAGAGACAATATGAAATTTGATTTGAACGAATATGTTCAAAGAGGCCATAACTATGCGATTGTGGACGAGTGCGATTCCATCCTAGTGGATGAGGCCAGAACGCCGTTAATTATTTCTGGACCGGCAGAAGCTTCAACCGACAAATATGTTATTATTAATAAAATTATTCCAAAGTTAAAAGAGAAGGAACACTTTACTATTGAGGAAAAGTCAAAATCTGTTTCTTTGACAGATGAGGGGAATAGAAAAGCAGAAGAGCTGCTGAATTTAGATAATTTATATGATGCTCAAAATATTGAAATCCTACACCATGTGATTCAGGCCTTAAAAGCTCATCACCTCTATCGAAGAGATGTCGAGTATATGATCCAAAACGATGAGATCGTTATTGTAGATGAATTCACTGGCAGATTGATGCCGGGACGAAGATGGAGCGACGGTTTACATCAGGCAATCGAAGCCAAAGAAAATGTAGATATTAAAAATGAAAATCAAACCCTAGCGAGCATTACCTTTCAAAATTATTTTAAAATGTATTCGAATTTGTCTGGAATGACGGGAACTGCCGATACCGAAGCGGTTGAGTTTAAAAAAATCTATGATTTAGATGTGAATGTGATCCCTACTCACAGACCGATTGATAGAAAAGACCATAATGATGTGATTTATAAAACTGAAAAAGCAAAGTTTAGGGCGATTGTCAGAGACGTTAAAGCGCGAGCCGAAAAAGGCCAGCCTATTCTCGTTGGAACAATAAGCATTGAGAAATCAGAATTATTAAGCCAGTTTTTAAAAAAAGAAGGTGTGACTCACCAAGTGTTAAATGCAAAACACCATGAAAGAGAAGCAGAGATCGTCGCACTTGCTGGCAGAAAAGGCGCCATCACTATTGCTACCAACATGGCAGGTCGGGGAACCGATATCATGTTGGGTGGAAATCCAGAAGTGATGGCCAGAAAAGAAACCAAAGTTGAAGAGGGTCCTGAATTTGAAGTTGCAAAGTTAAAGTTTAAAAAACAATGCGAAGAGGAACGTCTTGAAGTGGTTGCCGCCGGCGGTTTGTGCATTGTCGGCACAGAAAGGCATGAATCCAGAAGGATCGACAATCAGCTGCGAGGAAGATCAGGAAGACAAGGCGATCCTGGTGAATCGAAGTTTTATCTTTCTTTAGAAGATAGTTTATTACGAATTTTTAATGGTGAGAAGATTCAAAAAGCAATGACCTTACTAAATATTGATGAAAATGAGCCTATCGAAGCCAGAATGGTGACCAAACAAATTGAAAGTGCACAAAGAAAAGTTGAAGGACATCACTTCGATATTCGAAAAAATTTATTTGATTATGACAATGTGATGAATATTCAACGTAATGCCATTTATAAAATGAGAAGAAATGTTCTTGAAGGCCATGATATTAATAATTTTTTCTTAGAGATGTTAGCAGATGTAACGACATTAATTTTAGATTCTTTTTTGCCAGAGGGAGCGCCCAAGGCCCAATGGAATATTGAAGGTTTAAATAACTCCTTACAAGAAACCTTTGGTTTTAAAATGGACTTTCATGAAACTGAAGCAAGTGCTGATAAAATCACCCATGAAATTCAGCTAAGAATTAAAGAAATTTATGAAAAACAAAAATCTGTTATGGGTTCCTTCTTTGAACAGGTTCAAAAAATGATCTTGTTGCAAAGTATTGATCAAAAATGGAAAGAACACTTATTGGTCATTGATAAATTAAAAGAAGGAATTGGATTGAGAGGCTATGCTCAAAAAGATCCACTTATTGAATACAAAAAAGAGGCCTTTGCCGCCTTTGAAAGTTTGAATCATTCAATTAAGCAAGAGGTGTGTGAAAAATTAATGAAAGTTCAACTTGTTGCCCAGCAAGCAGAGCAGGTTTTACAATCTTTTATGCCTGAAGAAACAGACTTGGATGAATTAAACTACCAAGCCCCCCAAGAACAAGACATTGGGCGACCACTGTCGGACCTTGGTCTGGAAAATGAGCCTAAAAAAAACAAAATTACGTTCAATCAGGGGCCTGGTGACGAACCAAAAATGAACAGAGAACAGAGACGTCGTTTACAAAAGGACCAAAAGAGAAGATAA